A stretch of the Streptomyces ortus genome encodes the following:
- a CDS encoding IclR family transcriptional regulator, which yields MPEAPRTAVDKALDLVEAVARSSHPPRLTDLAEEVGLHRATAYRVLLDLVRRGWVLRAGDRYLPGTAVLQLSWSAARNSLTAIARPVLTELSARTGMMANLQVLEEDRSRVIDAVRPERLAMISDLIGEGLPVHRFAGPLALVAALAPAARSPYLRPAEAAGHPLEGPDGLLADLERAERTGFAEEHGRSEQPVASLARAVSPTSGAPVCAVTVVGLDAEFTPSRLPDLREHLRDATDALRRLLTAPGTSRPSADPAKGPV from the coding sequence GTGCCCGAAGCACCCCGCACCGCCGTCGACAAGGCCCTGGACCTGGTCGAGGCCGTCGCCCGGTCATCGCACCCCCCGCGCCTGACCGACCTGGCCGAGGAGGTCGGGCTGCACCGCGCGACCGCCTACCGTGTCCTCCTCGATCTGGTACGCCGGGGATGGGTGCTGCGGGCCGGAGACCGCTACCTGCCCGGTACCGCGGTGCTCCAGCTGTCGTGGTCCGCGGCCAGGAACTCACTGACGGCCATCGCCCGCCCGGTGCTCACCGAGCTGTCCGCACGCACCGGCATGATGGCCAACCTCCAGGTCCTGGAGGAGGACCGGTCACGGGTGATCGACGCCGTCCGGCCGGAGCGGCTCGCGATGATCTCCGACCTGATCGGCGAGGGACTGCCCGTCCACCGGTTCGCGGGCCCTCTCGCCCTGGTCGCCGCGCTCGCTCCCGCCGCCCGATCCCCCTACCTGCGTCCCGCCGAAGCGGCCGGACACCCGCTTGAGGGTCCCGACGGGCTGCTCGCCGACCTCGAACGCGCGGAGCGGACCGGATTCGCCGAGGAGCACGGCCGCAGCGAACAGCCCGTCGCCTCGCTCGCCCGCGCCGTTTCCCCCACGTCCGGCGCGCCGGTCTGCGCGGTGACGGTGGTCGGCCTGGACGCCGAGTTCACCCCCTCCCGCCTGCCTGACCTGCGGGAACATCTGCGCGATGCCACCGACGCACTGCGCCGGCTCCTGACCGCCCCCGGCACCTCCAGACCCTCCGCCGACCCCGCGAAGGGACCCGTATGA
- a CDS encoding dipeptidase: MTSTPMPHDPMNRRPTTSTPMIINALGQLDNPNAPRSADAAAQLNQSSEQLTIDARTLADAHASGLTAVNITLGYTMGDLPPYEHTLHEIDVWDGIVREHAADLLKVRTVADLHRARESGRIGVVYGFQNAVAVGDDTDRVATFAELGVRVVQLTYNQANHIGDGSMAPANRGLSDFGRRVVEALNEHHLMVDLSHSGERTCLEAAALSRTPVSINHTGCRALADLPRNKTDEELRLVASRGGFVGIYFMPFLSLSGHATAADVVEHIDHAVNVCGEDHVGIGTDGPVTSIDDLDAYRADLAEHVSLRRAAGVGAAGERADTVPFVLDLRGVDQFRELIHLLERRGYRSERIEKILGRNFLDYADRVWSKTT; encoded by the coding sequence ATGACCTCCACCCCGATGCCCCACGACCCGATGAACCGCAGGCCGACGACCTCCACGCCTATGATCATCAACGCGCTCGGGCAGCTCGACAACCCCAACGCGCCCCGGTCCGCCGACGCCGCCGCCCAGCTCAACCAGAGCAGCGAGCAACTCACCATCGACGCCCGGACCCTGGCGGACGCCCACGCCTCGGGCCTCACGGCCGTCAACATCACCCTCGGCTACACGATGGGCGACCTGCCCCCGTACGAGCACACGCTGCACGAGATCGACGTGTGGGACGGGATCGTGCGGGAGCACGCCGCGGACCTGCTGAAGGTGCGCACGGTCGCCGACCTCCACCGGGCACGGGAATCGGGCCGCATCGGTGTCGTCTACGGCTTCCAGAACGCCGTCGCGGTCGGCGATGACACCGACCGAGTCGCCACGTTCGCCGAGTTGGGCGTGCGTGTCGTCCAACTCACCTACAACCAGGCCAACCACATCGGTGACGGCTCCATGGCGCCGGCCAACCGGGGCCTGAGCGACTTCGGCCGCCGCGTGGTCGAGGCACTCAACGAACACCACCTGATGGTCGACCTCTCGCACAGCGGCGAGCGCACCTGCCTGGAGGCCGCGGCCCTCTCCCGTACGCCGGTGTCGATCAACCACACCGGCTGCCGGGCGCTCGCCGATCTGCCCCGCAACAAGACCGACGAGGAACTGCGGCTGGTCGCCTCGCGCGGCGGGTTCGTGGGCATCTACTTCATGCCGTTCCTCAGCCTGTCCGGTCATGCCACTGCCGCGGACGTCGTCGAGCACATCGACCACGCCGTGAACGTGTGCGGTGAGGACCACGTCGGCATCGGTACCGACGGGCCCGTCACCTCGATCGACGACCTGGACGCCTACCGCGCGGATCTCGCCGAGCATGTGTCGCTGCGCCGGGCGGCCGGAGTCGGCGCGGCGGGCGAGCGCGCCGACACGGTCCCCTTCGTGCTCGATCTGCGCGGGGTGGACCAGTTCAGGGAACTGATCCACCTCCTGGAACGGCGCGGATACCGCTCCGAACGCATCGAGAAGATCCTCGGACGCAACTTCCTCGACTACGCGGACCGGGTGTGGTCGAAGACCACGTGA
- a CDS encoding iron-siderophore ABC transporter substrate-binding protein produces MSPRPADSGVRRRTGRTRLLTGALALTLMGAPAACGSSDESGTQDSAAQPSDGAFPAKVATKFGTVTVDEAPKRVVALGWGDAEAALSLGVQPVGASDWLAFGGDGLGPWAKGRYDKSPQKIGTLEPEYEKIAALKPDLILDTKSSGDRTRYDTLSKIAPTVGVPKGGDQYKISWAKQTTMVAQALGLSDDGEKLIAETEKKFTDAAKAHPEFKGKTITLGSRTASAWGAYVRGTGRVDFVERLGFENNPAIEAKAGSAFSVPVSEENLNLLDADLTVLAPIGVTAKKISSDPLFKAVPSVRKGHSVVFDDKNISSAFAMDSVLSVDYALEHVVPLFATALK; encoded by the coding sequence ATGTCCCCTCGCCCCGCCGACTCCGGCGTCCGACGCCGCACGGGCCGTACGCGCCTGCTGACCGGCGCCCTCGCGCTCACCCTCATGGGGGCGCCGGCCGCCTGCGGTTCGTCCGACGAGTCCGGCACCCAGGACAGCGCCGCCCAGCCGTCCGACGGCGCGTTCCCGGCGAAGGTCGCCACCAAGTTCGGCACGGTCACCGTGGACGAGGCGCCCAAGCGCGTGGTGGCGCTCGGCTGGGGAGACGCCGAGGCCGCGCTCTCGCTCGGCGTGCAGCCGGTCGGGGCCAGCGACTGGCTCGCCTTCGGCGGCGACGGCCTCGGGCCCTGGGCCAAGGGCCGCTACGACAAGAGCCCGCAGAAGATCGGCACGCTGGAGCCCGAGTACGAGAAGATCGCGGCCCTGAAGCCCGACCTGATCCTGGACACCAAGTCCAGTGGCGACCGGACGCGTTACGACACCCTCAGCAAGATCGCGCCGACCGTCGGAGTACCGAAGGGCGGCGACCAGTACAAGATCTCCTGGGCGAAGCAGACCACCATGGTCGCCCAGGCCCTCGGCCTCTCCGACGACGGCGAGAAGCTGATCGCCGAGACCGAGAAGAAGTTCACCGACGCGGCGAAGGCGCACCCGGAGTTCAAGGGCAAGACCATCACGCTCGGCTCGCGGACCGCTTCCGCCTGGGGCGCGTACGTCCGCGGCACCGGCCGGGTGGACTTCGTCGAGCGGCTCGGGTTCGAGAACAACCCCGCCATCGAGGCCAAGGCCGGGTCCGCGTTCTCCGTGCCCGTCTCGGAGGAGAATCTCAACCTCCTCGACGCCGACCTGACCGTGCTGGCTCCCATCGGCGTCACCGCGAAGAAGATCAGCTCCGATCCCCTCTTCAAGGCCGTACCGTCCGTGCGGAAGGGCCACTCCGTCGTCTTCGACGACAAGAACATCAGCTCGGCCTTCGCGATGGACTCCGTGCTGTCGGTGGACTACGCGCTGGAGCACGTGGTGCCGCTGTTCGCGACGGCCCTCAAGTAG
- a CDS encoding Asp23/Gls24 family envelope stress response protein, whose product MTTQTVPTASTTSTDKGVSAPQGLKTGQTTTAQTTTALSGGVTGADQPAADRGRTSIADVVVVKVAGIAAREIPGVYDMGGGLSRTIGAVRDRVPGGRPNVGRGVKVEVGERQTAIDLDLVVEYGVPITDVAREVRENVISAVERVTGLDVVEVNVTVNDVHLPEEDGEAPTTDSRVE is encoded by the coding sequence ATGACCACGCAGACCGTACCGACCGCGTCGACCACATCGACCGACAAGGGCGTATCGGCACCGCAGGGCCTCAAGACGGGACAGACGACGACAGCACAGACGACGACAGCGCTGTCCGGCGGTGTCACCGGCGCCGACCAGCCGGCGGCGGACCGGGGACGGACCTCGATCGCCGATGTCGTCGTGGTGAAGGTCGCGGGGATCGCGGCCCGCGAGATTCCGGGTGTGTACGACATGGGCGGCGGCCTCTCCCGCACCATCGGCGCGGTTCGCGACCGGGTACCGGGCGGCCGGCCGAACGTGGGACGTGGAGTGAAGGTCGAGGTCGGCGAGCGGCAGACGGCCATCGATCTCGACCTGGTCGTGGAGTACGGCGTTCCCATCACGGACGTGGCGCGCGAGGTCCGGGAGAACGTGATCTCCGCGGTGGAGCGCGTCACCGGCCTCGACGTGGTCGAGGTCAACGTCACGGTCAACGACGTGCATCTGCCCGAGGAGGACGGCGAGGCGCCGACGACGGACTCCCGCGTGGAGTGA
- a CDS encoding DUF6286 domain-containing protein, whose amino-acid sequence MTTADRRGTTTVSEKAVRRIAERAATEAGPGTGAEPFEARARASKGSADVHGRRADVRVDVTLPYPAPLPEAVRRLQDHVTARTHQLTGLDVTRARVGVTALVPDLAAVPVPYPDLHSYPDPDADAVLAPVAAKTRPLNSRTPLRWWSERRLPVLLLALSALMACGALAVDLLIVHAADRSAAVWRTDALHWLSQHGPGEATVTVSAVAVALLGLLMIVLALTPGHRGLLTLTAPAPNLRAALDRTAVAALVGDAVGQIQGIGPVKVRVRRRSVRVRAGLAFGHRALALDEARQTARRVLESCNLRRPPRLRVRVRPGTAWDPGTTVGDGGGAQRTLTAGADDTALEGVTR is encoded by the coding sequence ATGACCACGGCGGACCGGCGCGGCACCACGACCGTCTCGGAGAAAGCGGTCCGAAGGATCGCCGAGCGGGCGGCCACCGAGGCGGGGCCTGGGACAGGAGCCGAGCCTTTCGAGGCCCGGGCCCGGGCCTCGAAAGGCTCGGCCGACGTGCACGGCCGCCGGGCGGACGTGCGGGTCGACGTCACCCTGCCCTACCCGGCGCCACTGCCGGAGGCCGTCCGCCGGCTCCAGGACCATGTCACCGCCCGCACGCACCAGTTGACCGGCCTTGACGTCACCAGAGCGCGTGTCGGCGTCACTGCCCTGGTGCCGGACCTGGCCGCAGTGCCGGTGCCGTACCCGGACCTGCATTCGTACCCGGACCCGGACGCGGACGCGGTCCTCGCACCGGTCGCGGCGAAGACCCGACCGCTGAACTCGCGCACGCCGCTGCGGTGGTGGTCAGAACGACGGCTGCCGGTCCTGCTGCTCGCCCTGTCGGCCCTGATGGCCTGCGGCGCGCTCGCGGTCGACCTGCTTATCGTGCACGCCGCAGACCGGTCGGCGGCGGTCTGGCGCACCGACGCCCTGCACTGGCTCTCGCAGCACGGCCCCGGTGAGGCGACCGTCACGGTCTCCGCCGTCGCGGTCGCGCTCCTCGGTCTGCTGATGATCGTCCTGGCCCTCACCCCAGGACACCGCGGACTGCTCACGCTCACCGCGCCCGCTCCGAACCTCCGGGCGGCCCTGGACCGTACGGCGGTCGCCGCGCTCGTCGGGGACGCGGTGGGACAGATACAGGGGATCGGTCCGGTGAAGGTGCGGGTGCGCCGCCGCAGCGTCAGAGTCCGGGCCGGCCTGGCCTTCGGCCACCGCGCCCTGGCTCTCGACGAGGCCCGGCAGACGGCCCGCCGGGTGCTGGAGAGCTGCAATCTGCGTCGCCCACCACGACTGCGCGTCCGGGTGCGGCCCGGGACCGCCTGGGATCCCGGTACGACGGTTGGGGACGGCGGAGGAGCGCAGCGTACGCTCACGGCCGGTGCCGACGACACGGCCCTCGAAGGAGTCACCCGCTGA
- a CDS encoding SRPBCC domain-containing protein — protein sequence MNPVNPADPVIPLNPDLDLSLERIIRAPRATVWSAWAEPSRLERWWLPAPMRCRVDQLELRPGGGFVTRMSDDGTAFVPHLDACFLAVDEGRRIVFTNAIDSTWRPADPAPVTMTATITLHDHPDGTDYRMLVRHGDPGSRARHDKLGFADGWGTVAGQLAALVEGMAPR from the coding sequence GTGAACCCCGTGAACCCTGCGGACCCCGTGATTCCCCTGAATCCCGACCTCGATCTCAGCCTGGAGCGGATCATCCGTGCCCCGCGCGCGACGGTGTGGAGCGCCTGGGCCGAACCGTCCCGGCTGGAGAGGTGGTGGCTCCCGGCTCCCATGCGCTGCCGGGTGGACCAGTTGGAGCTGCGGCCCGGCGGGGGGTTCGTGACGCGGATGAGTGACGACGGCACCGCGTTCGTCCCCCATCTGGACGCGTGCTTCCTGGCTGTCGACGAAGGCCGGCGGATCGTGTTCACCAACGCGATCGACAGCACCTGGCGTCCGGCGGATCCGGCGCCGGTCACGATGACCGCCACGATCACGCTGCACGACCATCCGGACGGTACGGACTACCGGATGCTCGTGCGGCACGGCGACCCGGGGTCCCGCGCCCGCCATGACAAGCTCGGCTTCGCCGACGGCTGGGGCACGGTCGCGGGTCAACTGGCCGCACTCGTCGAGGGGATGGCGCCGCGATGA
- a CDS encoding FAD-dependent oxidoreductase, translating to MTGRLTHVTIIGAGLGGLTLARVLHVHGIPATVYEAEASPTARAQGGMLDIHDYNGQLALESAGLLDEFRDLVLEGREAIRVLGVDGSVLFDKADDGTGVRPEVLRGELRRILLDSLPAGTVRWGHKVSGTRALGERRHEVTFADGTTVATDLLVGADGAWSRVRPLLTATTPEYAGMSFVETYLFDSETRHPASAKAVGGGSMFALTPGRAILAHRETEGTLHAYVMLSESREWFAGIDFGDSAAATMRIAREFDGWAPELTALITGSETAPVLRSLNALPVGHRWDRVPGVTLLGDAAHLSVPNGEGANLAMYDGAELGKALAARPDDLEGALAEYEQAMFTRGAEAAAEGTELHELLYGAKTPDSLIALFTGAEQTP from the coding sequence ATGACCGGTCGGCTCACACACGTCACGATCATCGGCGCCGGGCTCGGCGGCCTCACGCTGGCCCGCGTACTGCACGTCCACGGCATCCCGGCCACTGTCTACGAGGCCGAGGCCTCACCGACGGCACGTGCGCAGGGCGGAATGCTCGACATCCACGACTACAACGGCCAACTCGCTCTGGAGTCGGCAGGCCTCCTCGACGAGTTCCGCGACCTCGTCCTCGAGGGCCGCGAGGCGATACGGGTTCTCGGCGTGGACGGGTCCGTCCTGTTCGACAAGGCCGACGACGGCACAGGGGTCCGCCCCGAAGTGCTGCGCGGTGAACTGCGGCGGATCCTGCTCGACTCGCTCCCGGCCGGCACCGTCCGGTGGGGGCACAAGGTCAGCGGTACCCGCGCACTCGGCGAGAGGCGGCACGAGGTGACCTTCGCCGACGGCACCACCGTCGCCACGGACCTGCTGGTCGGCGCGGACGGCGCATGGTCCCGGGTCAGGCCGCTGCTCACCGCCACCACCCCGGAGTACGCCGGCATGTCGTTCGTCGAGACCTACCTGTTCGACAGCGAGACCCGGCATCCGGCCAGTGCGAAGGCGGTCGGCGGCGGGTCGATGTTCGCACTCACGCCGGGCAGGGCGATCCTGGCCCACCGGGAGACCGAGGGTACCCTTCACGCGTACGTGATGCTCAGCGAGTCGCGGGAGTGGTTCGCCGGCATCGACTTCGGCGACTCCGCCGCGGCCACCATGCGAATCGCGAGGGAGTTCGACGGCTGGGCACCGGAGCTCACCGCGCTGATCACCGGAAGTGAGACCGCGCCGGTCCTGCGCTCGCTCAACGCCCTGCCCGTCGGGCACCGGTGGGACAGGGTGCCGGGGGTGACCCTGCTCGGCGACGCCGCCCACCTCTCGGTCCCGAACGGCGAAGGCGCCAACCTCGCCATGTACGACGGCGCCGAACTCGGCAAGGCCCTCGCCGCCCGCCCCGACGACCTCGAAGGCGCCCTCGCCGAATATGAGCAGGCCATGTTCACCCGCGGCGCCGAAGCCGCCGCCGAGGGCACCGAACTCCATGAACTCCTCTACGGCGCCAAGACACCCGATAGCCTGATCGCCCTGTTCACCGGCGCCGAGCAGACGCCGTAG
- a CDS encoding dihydrofolate reductase family protein, producing the protein MKITLTEFVTLDGVSQGPGSPDEDTSGGFSHGGWLVPHIDGTFVQRVSDWLDLADGLLLGRRTYEAFARDWPKITDPDDPFTGRMNSLPKYVVSNTLTEGAWHPTTVLNGDPLRTVAELKSRPGRELQIHGSARLGEALLAAGLIDTLRLVVAPTVLRTGRRLVTGPGTPSGLRLLHHEATPNGLLLLEYETTGRAPTGEYQGVTDHL; encoded by the coding sequence ATGAAGATCACCCTCACCGAGTTCGTCACGCTCGACGGGGTCAGCCAGGGGCCCGGTTCGCCGGACGAGGACACCAGCGGCGGGTTCAGCCACGGTGGTTGGCTCGTACCCCACATCGACGGGACGTTCGTCCAGCGCGTCTCCGACTGGCTCGACCTCGCCGACGGCCTGCTGCTCGGCCGCCGTACATATGAGGCATTCGCCCGTGACTGGCCGAAGATCACCGACCCCGACGACCCGTTCACCGGCCGGATGAACTCGCTGCCGAAGTACGTCGTCTCCAACACCCTCACCGAGGGGGCCTGGCATCCCACGACCGTGCTCAACGGCGACCCGCTCCGGACGGTCGCCGAACTGAAGTCGCGACCGGGACGGGAATTGCAGATCCACGGCAGCGCCCGCCTGGGCGAGGCGCTGCTCGCTGCGGGACTCATCGACACGCTCCGCCTCGTCGTCGCACCCACGGTGCTGCGGACCGGCCGGCGTCTGGTGACCGGTCCAGGAACGCCGTCCGGCCTGCGACTGCTCCACCACGAAGCGACACCGAACGGCCTGCTGCTCCTCGAATACGAGACGACCGGCCGGGCGCCCACCGGTGAGTACCAGGGCGTCACCGACCACCTCTAG
- a CDS encoding ornithine cyclodeaminase family protein, with amino-acid sequence MSGVLVLDRAQTRAALDPHRVMDAVAQALIAVSRGEASAPPRVAALAPGGLLGVMPGYVPGLGLAAKLVSVFADPAQAGRSSHRGIVALFDPEDGHPLALLDAESLTGIRTAAAATHSALALAAPRPGRIAVLGAGAQARAQLALLALLDPTTPVSVAGRDPRRVRSAAGLHPAAEAAPNAEAAVRGAAVVFCCTGAVQPVIRRDWLAPGVHVSSVGGSHGPEVDADTVRDALLFTEWPGAHAAAPPAGAYELQDLPAEKPVVLLGSVLSGTHPGRRNETGPTLFKSTGHAALDVAAAHVAHAVAVREGWGTVVDL; translated from the coding sequence ATGAGCGGCGTCCTCGTTCTCGACCGCGCCCAGACCCGCGCGGCGCTCGACCCACACCGGGTCATGGACGCCGTGGCACAGGCGCTGATCGCCGTCAGCCGGGGCGAGGCCTCCGCACCGCCGCGGGTGGCGGCCCTCGCGCCAGGCGGCCTGCTGGGTGTCATGCCCGGTTATGTCCCCGGACTCGGGCTGGCGGCAAAACTCGTCTCCGTGTTCGCGGACCCGGCTCAGGCGGGACGGAGCAGCCACCGTGGCATCGTCGCCCTCTTCGACCCCGAGGACGGCCACCCGCTGGCCCTCCTCGACGCCGAGTCCCTCACCGGGATACGTACGGCCGCGGCTGCCACCCACAGCGCTCTCGCCCTGGCCGCGCCACGACCCGGCCGCATCGCCGTTCTCGGTGCCGGGGCCCAGGCGCGGGCCCAACTCGCCCTGCTCGCCCTCCTCGACCCCACGACGCCCGTCTCCGTGGCCGGGCGCGATCCACGGCGGGTCCGCTCCGCCGCCGGTCTGCACCCCGCGGCCGAGGCCGCGCCGAACGCCGAAGCGGCCGTACGCGGTGCCGCTGTGGTGTTCTGCTGCACCGGCGCCGTCCAGCCGGTGATCCGCCGGGACTGGCTGGCCCCCGGCGTCCATGTCAGTTCGGTGGGCGGCTCCCACGGTCCCGAGGTGGACGCCGACACCGTCCGCGACGCCCTCCTCTTCACGGAGTGGCCGGGCGCCCACGCCGCCGCACCGCCGGCGGGCGCGTACGAACTGCAGGACCTGCCCGCGGAAAAGCCCGTCGTCCTTCTCGGCTCCGTCCTCTCCGGTACGCATCCCGGCCGCCGGAACGAGACCGGACCGACCCTGTTCAAGTCCACCGGGCATGCCGCTCTGGACGTGGCCGCGGCGCATGTCGCCCACGCTGTCGCCGTCCGCGAGGGCTGGGGCACGGTCGTCGACCTGTGA
- a CDS encoding amidohydrolase family protein: MTNEASGATTPHAPPPAGTLAVYRGATLFDGTGRAPRPSTSIVIDGASIRAVGDDAEIAASLPADARVHDLDGRFVMPGLIDSHQHIATPPDRPAAEAVLDRLVHSGVTAIRDMADDLRQVGDLARATLVGEIPGPDIRYAALMAGPGFFDDPRTHQVSQGETPGAVPWMQAVTPDTDLRVAVALARGTHAAAIKVYADLDHRTVAAVTAEAHRQGVPVWAHAAVFPATPRQVVEAGVDSVSHVTLLAFEGADGPLTTYKDKPWVDHGRFAAEDDPHLDELFALMCRRGTVLDATAGMWESDELMGEGPEDAARARANAQLAAHITAQAYRAGVDLSTGTDYETAPGDPFPALFEELAFLVRRCGIPPEEVLRSATLIGARSAGAEDIMGSVEPGKLANFVVLDENPLLDIDHLRSVTLTVKRGHRFERGAYKEAR, from the coding sequence ATGACGAACGAGGCCTCGGGAGCGACGACCCCGCACGCCCCGCCACCCGCCGGCACGCTCGCCGTGTACCGCGGTGCCACGCTGTTCGACGGAACCGGACGGGCGCCCCGGCCGTCCACGTCGATCGTCATCGACGGCGCGTCGATCCGGGCGGTCGGTGACGACGCCGAGATCGCCGCCTCACTGCCCGCCGACGCGCGCGTCCACGACCTCGACGGACGCTTCGTCATGCCGGGTCTCATCGACTCCCACCAGCACATCGCGACACCGCCCGACCGGCCCGCCGCCGAGGCGGTCCTCGACCGCCTCGTCCACAGCGGTGTCACGGCGATCCGCGACATGGCGGACGACCTGCGCCAGGTCGGCGACCTCGCGCGGGCCACCCTCGTCGGCGAGATCCCCGGCCCGGACATCCGCTACGCCGCGCTGATGGCCGGACCCGGCTTCTTCGACGACCCGCGCACCCACCAGGTGTCCCAGGGGGAGACCCCGGGCGCCGTGCCATGGATGCAGGCCGTCACCCCGGACACCGACCTGCGGGTGGCGGTGGCCCTGGCGCGCGGCACCCATGCCGCCGCGATCAAGGTGTACGCCGACCTCGACCACCGCACGGTGGCCGCCGTCACCGCCGAGGCACACCGGCAAGGCGTGCCCGTCTGGGCCCACGCCGCCGTCTTTCCCGCCACGCCCCGACAGGTCGTCGAGGCCGGTGTCGACAGCGTCTCCCACGTCACGCTGCTCGCCTTCGAGGGCGCCGACGGGCCGCTGACGACGTACAAGGACAAACCGTGGGTCGACCACGGGAGGTTCGCCGCCGAGGACGATCCGCACCTCGACGAACTCTTCGCCCTGATGTGCCGCCGCGGAACCGTTCTCGACGCGACCGCCGGCATGTGGGAGAGCGACGAGCTGATGGGCGAGGGGCCAGAGGACGCCGCACGCGCGCGTGCCAACGCCCAGCTCGCCGCGCACATCACGGCTCAGGCGTACCGCGCCGGTGTCGACCTCTCGACGGGTACCGACTACGAGACCGCTCCCGGGGACCCCTTCCCCGCGCTGTTCGAGGAGCTGGCGTTCCTCGTGCGCCGCTGTGGCATCCCGCCCGAGGAGGTGCTGCGTTCGGCCACCCTGATCGGCGCCCGGAGCGCCGGGGCCGAGGACATCATGGGCAGCGTGGAACCCGGCAAGCTCGCCAACTTCGTCGTCCTGGACGAGAATCCGCTGCTCGACATCGACCACCTGCGCAGCGTCACCCTCACCGTCAAGCGCGGCCACCGCTTTGAGCGCGGCGCGTACAAGGAAGCCCGATGA
- a CDS encoding ArsR/SmtB family transcription factor, with translation MAQYSAQLDGVFVALADPTRRAVVRRLGRGSTSVGELAREFPMTLPSFMKHVRTLEASGLIRTVKTGRVRTCVLNRDRLALVDDWLAEQRRTWEERTDRLEQFVTDPEENTP, from the coding sequence ATGGCACAGTATTCGGCGCAACTGGACGGGGTGTTCGTCGCGCTCGCCGACCCGACCCGGCGTGCCGTCGTCCGGCGTCTCGGCCGCGGCTCCACGAGCGTCGGCGAACTCGCCCGCGAGTTCCCCATGACCCTTCCCTCGTTCATGAAGCACGTGCGCACGCTCGAAGCGAGCGGGCTGATCCGCACGGTCAAGACCGGCCGGGTCCGCACCTGTGTGCTCAACCGCGACCGGCTCGCCCTCGTCGACGACTGGCTGGCGGAGCAGCGCCGCACCTGGGAGGAGCGGACCGACCGACTCGAACAGTTCGTCACCGACCCGGAGGAGAACACCCCGTGA
- a CDS encoding YihY/virulence factor BrkB family protein produces MSAEPGPAVTGGGPRALEPLWRRSRTPAAWGVALRRTPLSMWRDDVSDYAAALTYYSILAVLPSLLVTVIAFSLISPGTAEDFIAHVTAYAPDQSGTQLHDVLTRTMRDGSAAWTLLGGGIVSALWSASSYLAVFRRALHRMHHEADQRSPWHTAPRILLTAFALLGLLLVSALLLLLTGPIAETVGRILGFDAVAAWAWNLLRWPLLLCLVALLVVIVFHTGPVQARRRKHSVPGGILAAGLWLVVSGGFALYTSALGTYSKLYGSLAGAVVFLIWLWLSNLALLAGAQFTAELSGLSRRDRPAQPPVEGPPEAA; encoded by the coding sequence ATGTCCGCTGAACCAGGGCCCGCCGTCACCGGCGGCGGCCCGCGCGCGCTGGAGCCGCTATGGCGTCGCTCCCGGACCCCGGCCGCCTGGGGGGTCGCGCTGCGCCGTACGCCGCTGTCGATGTGGCGTGACGACGTCTCCGACTACGCGGCAGCCCTCACCTACTACTCGATCCTTGCGGTCCTGCCCTCCCTGCTCGTCACCGTCATCGCCTTCAGCCTGATCAGTCCGGGCACCGCCGAGGACTTCATCGCCCACGTCACCGCCTATGCCCCGGACCAGTCCGGCACCCAGCTGCACGACGTGCTGACTCGTACGATGCGAGACGGCTCGGCAGCCTGGACGCTGTTGGGCGGCGGCATCGTGAGCGCACTGTGGTCCGCCTCCAGCTACCTCGCCGTCTTCCGCCGCGCCCTGCACCGTATGCACCACGAAGCCGATCAACGGTCGCCCTGGCACACCGCACCCCGCATCCTGCTCACCGCCTTCGCCCTGCTCGGCCTGCTGCTCGTCAGCGCGCTCCTCCTGCTGCTGACCGGGCCGATCGCCGAGACCGTCGGCCGTATTCTCGGCTTCGACGCGGTGGCGGCGTGGGCCTGGAACCTACTGCGCTGGCCACTCCTGCTGTGCTTGGTGGCGCTGCTGGTGGTCATCGTCTTCCACACCGGTCCCGTACAGGCCCGTCGCCGGAAGCACAGCGTCCCCGGCGGGATCCTGGCGGCGGGCCTGTGGCTCGTCGTCTCCGGAGGGTTCGCCCTGTACACCTCCGCCCTCGGCACCTACAGCAAGCTCTACGGCTCCCTCGCGGGCGCGGTGGTCTTCCTCATCTGGCTGTGGCTGTCCAATCTCGCGCTGCTCGCCGGGGCGCAGTTCACCGCCGAACTGAGCGGGCTGAGCAGAAGAGACCGACCGGCACAGCCGCCGGTGGAGGGACCTCCCGAAGCGGCCTGA